The Cydia splendana chromosome 21, ilCydSple1.2, whole genome shotgun sequence genome segment taggagtagcagcgaaagagctttTATTATTTGTCCTTGTCAGTCTCAcattttgttccccaccgtaaatttagtatccAATCATATaccacgcgtataccactttataggatcctaccttctatggacTCTATGGTCATATAAGTGATATTTGGGGTTTATACAATCTGGGAAGCTATACCTGAGATAAGTGGACAAAAGCAGTAACCATAAAGAAACTGTACAGGTATTCAAAACATTCATTCAATTGAACATTTTATTACTACTTTGAAACAAAGCTATTTTAAAGAAATACTGTTTTCTAGTATAACAATTCCTTTTCTTTGTAATTTTGCATATCAGTACTTAGTATTCAAGTTCTTACAGCTGGCTTCCTTCTAGTGGCATAAAATTCATCCCTTGTATGGTATGGTGTATATGGATCCTCAACATAGTACTTTGGCTTTTTCCAACACTTGGTAACCATCTTGTCCAGCAATTTAGTTTGTGTACCATTTGTAAAGACATGCTGGCGCAGACGTCTCCGCTGCGGTGGTGATTTCTTCCACATTTTCTTATGTCTACCAATCATTGGCCTGATCCAAATACCCCAGTGTAGTCTGAAGAACCTCTTTACGGCTGCCTTCACAGTTTTCCTCTTACCCTTTTTAAGACTGAATTTAGTTACAGTACGTACGGGCATTGGGGATATATTGTTGGCGATTTGTAGAATTTGGCTGTTACTGATCAAAGACTTGCAGGCTGGAACATTGTACACTTGTCTGTGAAGAGTTGTGAAACTTCGCACATCTCTCGCGATCCTGGCAGCTTTGCATTGTTGCAACGCAAGAGGCCGTATACATCGAGCAGCTGAAAAGACAAAATTAACCTCAAACAGCTGTCAAACgtaacacaaaatattagttTTTACAGGGCTTATTTACAAGATTTAAAGTTCATTAGTCTCATTACAATCTTTAATCAAAATTGCAACAAACGTAAGTTATATCATACCTGATATTAGAGTACGAAGCATGATTTTCTACGAAATTTAACTATTCCATCCAATATTATGCTTGATGTTGAAACGAGTTGACATTTGTGTGCAATGCAAACTGTCATCTTAGAATACAAGGTTTTTAGCCTAGTACTTGTGATTTCATATTGTTCAATAGTGCCTTTAGTATTTCGATTTAAGTTTCAACTTGCGGTAATATACAATGATGTCCTATTTTTTACTGTTTTCAGAAACTAATCAGTCAAATACAAAGGATTAAAATCAAAGCTAGAAAATTTTGGTCATGCACCTCAAAGCTGTAGTATTTTAGTCTATGGTCTCTTTTTTCTCTAGTCTctgatttttgacagctgcagTGGAAGAGATTCAagccgaaaatgtacaaatttacGAACCATTTAGCCAACGCAAGGTTGGTTTTGGTATGTAATTATgcgtattttattgtttatcaTGTAGGAAATCCTAAACTCTTCTTTATAGTTCATAAAATTGGCATATTTTATTGATTTACGGAACCTTGTTTTGCCTATGTTTTGGCGTTCGCGCTGACGATTTTCATTGATTTCGACATCATTATCCAGAACTTGAGCTTCCTTATTGATGATATTTTTGGAGAGCCCAATTTGGATATTGTTGTGGCTTACATAACAACCGTAAACGTCATTTTCGTAAATAACCTAAACACTGCAATTGATGGCACTAACTTCGTGATGTCACTGACCAGGTTACCTGACCGGCTATACCAACTAAGCTCATTTTtcggccattttatttaaacttgttccctagattttttttcaatttgtgattttttatgttacttctactcagaatcatgagctcctAATAGGGTAAAAAAAGTGTCTTGGCAAATTGTACTGTGTTTAAGTAATCAGTTTGCTCATAGCACTCTACGGTTAATCTATATTACTGACAAATTTCAGGTACGCAAGCAGCTGGACGGCACCTGCGCCGCCCTGGTGCTCATGCGCCAGCGGCGGCCACTGGGCACCAACCCCCCGGAGAATTGCCCGCAGCCATCGCCTCCGCCCAAGAGTCGGAAGCTGCTGTATGGCACGCTAGGGGCTGTACTGCTCACTGGCGGCGCCATTGTCTATGCCAAGTAGGTTATTCTTTAAGGACAGATAATATCAAATACAACAAGCCAACCTGGTGCTTGGTAGGCCCCTGGCCTACGTCCCGGAGAACTGCCCACAGCCAACGGCTCCGTCCAAGAGTTGGAAGCTGCTGTATGGCACACTGGGGGCTTTGTGTCTATACCAAGAAGGTTACTTTAAATAGAGTGAGGCAGATGTAGAATAAGAATGCATCGCGCTTTGTATGCTAAAGTAACGATAGTACTGTAAAAATTTAATTCATAGTGTTCACGCAATTTTCCGGCTgaatgtaccatcgcccaccaatgaccttttatttatgtagacgtgtgacatTCATGgttgataaaactaaaatttgatccaacgattttgacaacttgacaggttggcgtcacccatacgactaactaaatataggttccggaacctatatttaatggctcacgatcgtgcgcctggtaccatatctacctcaatttacttacctgtatgtcgcccacactgttaactgtccattggtggaccttatgcgttttgtaataaggtcccggtggaccttattacaaaacgcATCGGTAtgtggacagttaagagtgtacGCTACGCGATATATGCGAGCGGGACAGCAAATTATTTATGCACGTGCAATAGAGATCGAAATGGCAGGTTGATGTACGAAATTTTTCGTGCTCAACGTCCCCACTTTAGATGAAGTGCATATAGTTAAACAGGCAAGTAAGATTCTACAGTTGATATTGACACGAATTTTATACCATATATGTACACACTCTTAACTagcggatattcggttactatccggtatccggcctatccggccattattttaacatccggccggataccggatagtatcattgcttgatttcagagtaagtaaacaaaattggaataagtaacaatcacggtcataatcataatcgtactcgtttattattttaaaacaatttaaacattccacttgcacgcgcactcatttcgaacctataaatgagtccgcgctaacgttcactacgaaaccggcggccggataccgaatattcggccgatggtcaagccgaatatccggtattcg includes the following:
- the LOC134801055 gene encoding large ribosomal subunit protein bL35m → MLRTLISAARCIRPLALQQCKAARIARDVRSFTTLHRQVYNVPACKSLISNSQILQIANNISPMPVRTVTKFSLKKGKRKTVKAAVKRFFRLHWGIWIRPMIGRHKKMWKKSPPQRRRLRQHVFTNGTQTKLLDKMVTKCWKKPKYYVEDPYTPYHTRDEFYATRRKPAVRT